A window of Sutcliffiella cohnii contains these coding sequences:
- a CDS encoding ABC transporter ATP-binding protein: MIQIENVSKKINNKLLLNNIEFSISEGIFGLLGHNGAGKTTLMRIMATLLPATNGDIRINGISVSRNPEKVRQFIGYLPQHFHAHPQLTGIELLDYVAVMKGITNKKARRAEITKRLDEVNLSNKGFEKIKTYSHGMKQRLGIAQAFIGNPSVVLLDEPTVGLDPEERLRFRRLIAKESKTKSIILSTHVITDVEACCYDLALLNKGSLLLNGTVESINELACGKVWEAIIPINQKKLLNEYQTLFVKEIGYELHVRLIAEEKPFQVAKAVAPTLEDGLFYVQGGALHA; the protein is encoded by the coding sequence ATGATTCAAATTGAAAATGTATCAAAGAAGATAAATAATAAGCTATTACTTAATAATATTGAATTTTCCATTTCAGAGGGTATTTTTGGGTTACTTGGACATAACGGTGCCGGCAAAACAACTCTAATGAGAATAATGGCAACACTTTTGCCAGCAACCAATGGAGATATTCGTATTAACGGAATTTCCGTTTCACGTAACCCTGAAAAGGTGAGACAGTTTATTGGATACCTACCACAACATTTTCATGCTCATCCACAGTTAACAGGCATTGAGCTATTAGATTACGTAGCGGTGATGAAAGGTATAACGAATAAAAAAGCAAGGCGAGCTGAAATTACTAAGCGCTTAGACGAAGTAAATTTATCAAACAAAGGGTTCGAAAAGATTAAAACATATTCTCACGGTATGAAGCAGAGACTTGGAATTGCCCAGGCTTTTATCGGTAATCCTTCAGTTGTACTACTAGATGAACCAACCGTTGGATTAGATCCAGAAGAAAGATTACGTTTTCGAAGGTTGATTGCTAAAGAAAGTAAAACGAAAAGTATCATATTATCTACCCATGTGATAACAGATGTTGAAGCTTGTTGTTACGACTTAGCCTTATTAAATAAAGGCTCCTTACTACTTAATGGAACCGTAGAAAGTATTAATGAACTTGCTTGCGGTAAAGTATGGGAGGCCATCATTCCGATTAATCAAAAGAAATTACTTAATGAGTATCAAACGTTATTTGTGAAAGAAATTGGTTATGAACTTCACGTACGTCTCATTGCAGAAGAAAAACCGTTTCAAGTAGCAAAAGCAGTAGCACCAACATTAGAAGATGGACTATTTTACGTGCAAGGAGGTGCCCTTCATGCATAA
- a CDS encoding ABC transporter ATP-binding protein: MITVQNLRWRYKSFQLQIEELELRKGITLLVGNNGAGKTTFLHLLATAKRPLAGQIYYDKKTIEKDLPTIRGKIGFVPTGLELYQDYTVKKLLLYLAQLKGLSKPFAEKQISNLLKTFHLFDVADSKIKKLSQGMQQRIALIQAFLGRPKYIILDEPLNFLDIHERKTLIQYLHSISQSTAIIVATHELNEWEHVCDAVLWIYNGGVAFYGSAIQWKYTNSSLLWIGTVPEEDMEKYFSSFHTLSAKRIGRDKMELKCLSDHCPSPLFQQAYPTMEDALFVRKANIEG, translated from the coding sequence GTGATTACAGTTCAAAATTTACGTTGGCGCTATAAATCATTTCAGTTGCAAATAGAGGAATTAGAACTTAGAAAAGGTATAACTCTTCTAGTAGGAAATAACGGTGCTGGAAAAACAACTTTCCTGCACCTTTTAGCTACTGCAAAACGACCATTAGCTGGCCAAATTTATTATGACAAGAAAACAATTGAAAAAGATCTTCCTACGATCAGGGGGAAAATCGGTTTCGTTCCAACAGGTTTAGAATTATATCAAGACTATACTGTTAAAAAGTTGCTGCTATACTTGGCGCAATTAAAAGGATTATCTAAGCCATTTGCCGAAAAACAAATAAGCAATCTGTTAAAAACTTTTCATTTATTTGACGTGGCTGATAGTAAAATAAAAAAGCTATCACAAGGAATGCAACAACGTATCGCCTTAATTCAAGCTTTTCTAGGAAGACCAAAATATATCATTCTTGATGAACCATTAAATTTTTTAGATATACATGAACGAAAAACTTTAATCCAATATTTACATTCCATTTCACAGTCTACTGCTATTATTGTCGCAACCCATGAATTAAATGAATGGGAGCATGTTTGTGATGCTGTGCTTTGGATTTACAATGGCGGCGTTGCGTTTTACGGTAGTGCAATTCAGTGGAAGTACACCAATTCTTCCTTACTATGGATAGGTACCGTGCCAGAAGAAGACATGGAAAAGTATTTTAGTAGCTTTCATACTTTAAGTGCTAAAAGAATCGGACGGGATAAGATGGAACTTAAATGCTTAAGTGACCATTGCCCATCTCCGCTATTTCAACAAGCTTACCCTACGATGGAAGATGCACTTTTTGTAAGAAAAGCAAACATAGAAGGTTAG
- the ftsW gene encoding putative lipid II flippase FtsW gives MITHFRKLDWILITAIVLLCIYGLVMVYSAGMITSLRDGYSYDYYFQRQLTWLYLGIPVFIAATIIPYKLYDRFTPLMVFGILIALILVTIPGVGVDRGGAQRWFQIGSILVQPSEIAKIVMVIYFARVYAKKQPYIQEFKRGVLPPLAVLVIVFALIMRQPDLGTATAILLACGAVLICSGARLIHIVSLGAVSLAGIVYLATSADYRMKRLTAFRDPFADAQDTGHQLVNSYIAIGEGGLLGRGLGQGIQKLGFLPEAHTDFILAVISEELGIFGVLFLFLLYFIILIRGVRTGILIKNPFGKLLAFGITFQISTQVLFNAGAVSGMLPITGITLPFISYGGSSLLLTIFAAGILVHLSKHANIASETREETQPSWEQKRTS, from the coding sequence ATGATTACACATTTTAGAAAATTAGATTGGATCTTAATAACTGCTATCGTCCTTCTATGCATTTATGGGTTAGTGATGGTTTATAGTGCAGGAATGATTACTAGTTTAAGAGATGGTTATAGTTATGATTATTATTTTCAAAGGCAATTAACTTGGCTTTATTTAGGCATTCCTGTTTTTATTGCTGCCACTATTATTCCCTATAAACTATATGATCGATTTACACCTTTAATGGTATTTGGGATTTTAATCGCTCTAATTTTAGTTACAATTCCCGGTGTCGGTGTAGATAGAGGTGGAGCGCAACGTTGGTTCCAGATTGGTAGTATTTTAGTACAACCATCAGAAATTGCAAAAATCGTTATGGTTATTTATTTTGCGAGGGTTTATGCGAAAAAACAGCCTTATATACAAGAATTTAAAAGAGGCGTATTACCTCCTCTTGCTGTATTAGTAATTGTTTTCGCACTAATTATGCGACAGCCTGACTTAGGGACAGCAACGGCTATTCTTTTAGCGTGTGGTGCTGTATTAATTTGTTCAGGGGCTCGGTTAATTCATATAGTTAGTTTAGGAGCTGTTTCATTAGCTGGTATAGTATATTTAGCTACTTCTGCCGATTATCGAATGAAACGATTAACAGCCTTTCGAGATCCATTCGCGGACGCTCAAGATACGGGCCATCAGTTAGTAAACTCTTACATTGCCATCGGAGAAGGTGGCTTATTAGGTCGCGGCTTAGGGCAAGGAATTCAAAAGCTAGGCTTCTTACCTGAGGCCCACACAGATTTTATTTTGGCCGTTATATCGGAAGAACTCGGCATTTTTGGTGTGCTATTTTTATTCCTCCTTTATTTCATCATTTTAATAAGAGGAGTTCGTACAGGTATTTTAATTAAAAACCCGTTTGGAAAACTACTTGCATTTGGAATAACGTTTCAAATAAGTACACAAGTTTTATTCAATGCAGGAGCAGTTAGTGGAATGTTACCTATTACAGGGATTACATTACCGTTTATTAGTTACGGAGGGTCTTCGTTACTACTAACCATTTTTGCAGCAGGAATACTTGTGCATTTGTCCAAACATGCAAATATTGCAAGCGAAACAAGAGAGGAGACACAACCATCATGGGAACAGAAGAGAACAAGTTAG
- a CDS encoding biotin transporter BioY: MKKRITALDITYASMFVALMAIGANITSWLPFLQVAGVPLSMAPFFCVLAGLLLGRRLAAISMFVYMVLGIAGAPIFSAFKAGFGVIIGNTGGFIISYIFAAWVAGLIMEKSKKTSLFTYILAANAGTIVIYFIGTNYMYLSLNVWLGVEMAYSAAWITMAAFALKDFIFTLVCAVLAPKMYKALWKNRTLPSAGKVA; the protein is encoded by the coding sequence ATGAAAAAGAGAATTACTGCTTTAGACATTACATACGCATCTATGTTTGTTGCACTAATGGCAATCGGAGCAAACATTACGTCATGGTTACCGTTTCTACAAGTAGCAGGTGTACCTTTATCAATGGCTCCATTCTTTTGCGTTTTAGCAGGTTTATTGTTAGGACGAAGACTTGCCGCCATATCGATGTTTGTATATATGGTACTAGGAATTGCGGGGGCGCCAATTTTTTCAGCGTTTAAAGCTGGTTTTGGCGTAATCATCGGAAATACTGGTGGATTTATCATCTCGTACATTTTTGCAGCTTGGGTTGCTGGACTCATTATGGAAAAAAGCAAAAAGACTTCTTTATTCACTTATATTTTAGCCGCAAATGCAGGTACTATCGTAATTTATTTTATCGGTACAAACTATATGTATCTATCTTTAAACGTTTGGTTAGGTGTCGAAATGGCCTACAGCGCCGCCTGGATAACGATGGCAGCATTCGCGTTAAAGGATTTCATTTTCACCCTTGTTTGTGCCGTCTTAGCACCTAAAATGTACAAAGCACTTTGGAAAAATAGAACCTTACCATCTGCAGGGAAAGTTGCTTAA
- a CDS encoding YueH family protein produces the protein MKIRKAYIGTEIYPVYIHENKKEEHTLVAIPTLSWSTIITYEEDKGNIEKRLKNDFKQKLTEEAPEHLSLKIVQWVTEM, from the coding sequence GTGAAAATTAGAAAAGCGTACATAGGAACAGAAATTTACCCTGTTTATATTCATGAAAATAAAAAAGAAGAGCATACGTTAGTAGCAATCCCAACTTTAAGTTGGTCAACCATTATTACGTATGAAGAAGACAAAGGTAATATAGAAAAAAGGTTAAAAAACGATTTTAAACAAAAATTAACAGAAGAGGCACCAGAGCATTTATCATTAAAAATTGTACAGTGGGTAACAGAAATGTAA
- a CDS encoding RNA polymerase sigma factor — translation MITDEQLLTQMAKGDQAAFEAFVHRYHAPIHQYIERLVKDSKKAEDLVQETFIRLIKQLQSKQIPQYPKAWLYRVASNLCKDYWRSAYYRSETTPKEELPISEDEGPSVVEIFERQETRQEVLTSLKQLPDIQQQIVILRFYQDLKLKEIADILDIPLGTVKSSLFHALKKLKDLLVQQKEVEYDEGTRSRVISTRR, via the coding sequence TTGATAACCGATGAACAGTTGTTAACACAAATGGCCAAAGGCGACCAAGCAGCCTTTGAAGCGTTTGTACATCGATATCATGCACCAATTCATCAATATATCGAAAGGCTCGTAAAAGATTCTAAAAAAGCAGAGGATCTCGTTCAAGAAACGTTTATTCGGTTAATTAAACAATTACAGAGTAAACAAATACCACAATATCCGAAAGCTTGGTTATATCGTGTCGCATCAAACTTATGTAAAGATTATTGGAGAAGTGCTTACTATCGTTCTGAAACGACGCCAAAAGAGGAACTTCCCATTAGCGAGGATGAAGGTCCATCTGTAGTCGAAATTTTTGAAAGGCAAGAAACACGACAAGAAGTGTTAACGTCGTTAAAACAATTGCCCGATATACAGCAACAAATCGTAATTTTACGATTTTACCAAGATTTAAAACTGAAAGAAATCGCAGACATATTAGACATACCACTTGGTACTGTTAAATCAAGTTTGTTTCACGCATTAAAGAAACTAAAAGACTTGTTAGTACAACAAAAGGAGGTCGAGTACGATGAAGGAACACGATCAAGAGTTATATCAACTAGAAGATGA
- a CDS encoding spore germination protein encodes MMELLKTFTADYKQNIAFFSDSFSFPKNKDINIKEFTMAGEKKAALIYLHGMANEQTIEKELINILRNVPIDENTTEKIAEVSPVTLKNEVRKKDSALRFILNGDAVLIMEGVDFVLPFTTKKFEIRAIEQPEIEKVTKGPKESFIESIDSNISLIRKQLRSPQLITEQLNVGGETEQSPVSMIYIKGIANDELVEKVKNRIVEISMDNISNLSILEQHIEERSYSLIPTVMLTERPDRAASFLREGHVVLLMDSSPDCLVMPVTFWSFFHTAEDYYQRWPFGNLLRIIRLFAFFAALLAPAVFIAVTTYHIESIPTDLLFTFIATRELVPFPSVFELILLELTFDVFREAGLRMPSKVGPVVAMLAALIISIAAIESGLISPIVITVVGFSSLASFTIPTNSFVYAVRIARFGFITLAALMGFFGIAIGVQACIAYLTTVKSFDVPFISPMAPHYRSSKDLLTRPPLWKMWLRPLHVYPLNRVKGDKPEGGKNR; translated from the coding sequence ATGATGGAGCTGCTTAAAACGTTCACAGCAGATTACAAACAAAATATAGCTTTCTTTTCTGATTCTTTTTCCTTTCCGAAAAATAAAGATATCAATATTAAAGAATTTACGATGGCGGGAGAAAAGAAAGCAGCTCTCATTTATTTGCACGGTATGGCAAATGAGCAAACTATTGAAAAAGAATTAATAAATATCCTTCGAAACGTACCGATAGATGAAAACACAACCGAAAAAATTGCTGAAGTTAGTCCTGTTACCTTAAAAAATGAAGTAAGGAAAAAAGACAGTGCATTACGATTCATATTAAATGGTGATGCAGTATTAATAATGGAAGGAGTAGACTTTGTTCTCCCTTTTACTACGAAGAAATTTGAAATACGTGCGATTGAGCAACCAGAAATAGAGAAAGTAACGAAAGGACCGAAAGAAAGTTTTATTGAATCGATTGATTCCAATATATCGTTAATACGAAAACAGCTTCGTAGTCCGCAACTAATTACAGAGCAACTGAATGTTGGAGGAGAAACAGAACAGTCTCCAGTTTCCATGATATACATTAAAGGGATTGCGAATGATGAGCTAGTAGAGAAAGTGAAAAATAGAATCGTTGAAATAAGTATGGATAACATCTCCAATCTCTCTATTCTTGAGCAGCATATTGAAGAAAGATCGTATTCACTTATCCCAACGGTTATGCTAACTGAGCGGCCGGATCGTGCGGCTTCATTTTTACGAGAGGGGCATGTAGTTCTTTTGATGGATAGTTCTCCGGATTGCTTAGTAATGCCAGTAACGTTTTGGTCTTTTTTTCATACCGCTGAAGATTATTATCAAAGATGGCCATTTGGTAACTTACTACGAATTATTAGGTTATTTGCTTTTTTTGCTGCATTGTTAGCACCAGCTGTTTTTATTGCTGTTACAACGTATCATATTGAATCCATTCCAACAGATCTTTTATTTACGTTTATCGCAACACGTGAACTAGTTCCGTTCCCATCGGTATTCGAGTTAATTCTTCTTGAATTGACGTTTGATGTATTTCGAGAAGCAGGTTTGCGGATGCCATCTAAGGTTGGTCCAGTCGTCGCGATGTTGGCTGCACTAATTATTAGTATTGCAGCAATTGAATCAGGCTTAATCAGTCCAATTGTTATTACAGTAGTCGGATTTTCTAGTCTTGCATCGTTCACGATTCCAACAAACAGTTTTGTATACGCAGTTCGAATTGCCCGTTTCGGTTTCATTACACTTGCTGCACTTATGGGCTTTTTCGGAATAGCTATTGGAGTTCAAGCATGTATTGCTTACTTAACAACGGTCAAATCATTTGATGTTCCTTTTATTTCACCAATGGCTCCACATTATCGTTCTTCTAAAGACTTATTAACTCGCCCGCCTTTATGGAAAATGTGGCTTAGACCTTTGCATGTATACCCATTAAACCGGGTTAAAGGTGACAAGCCAGAAGGAGGGAAGAATAGATGA
- the rodA gene encoding rod shape-determining protein RodA has product MGTEENKLVSNRIDYTLLFLLFLLFIISLFAVYSASGQYFVNDPYYFLKRQIVWYVIGTAVMFAIMFFDYELLENLAIPFYAIGLLLLLVVYFFGHEKNGSQRWIKLPGFDLQPSEFVKIFLVILLSSVIYKWVKNKSQVEQTTPLWILVKIVLYTLPPFLLILKQPDLGTALVIGAIMVTMVFISGASWKILTSIFGVILAGLSTLVYLHNKHFDIFAKIIEPHQLERIYGWLNRSEYASSYGYQLTEALKGIGSGQVTGRGYLDGVQAQSGRIPEVQTDFIFALVGEEFGFIGATLLISIYFIMIYRLIIIAISCDNPFGTYLVTGIIGLLVFQIFQNIGMTLGLMPITGLALPFLSYGGSALLTNFIAMGIVLNVKYRTKSFMFK; this is encoded by the coding sequence ATGGGAACAGAAGAGAACAAGTTAGTGTCGAATCGGATTGATTATACACTGTTATTTCTACTGTTTTTACTATTTATAATAAGTTTATTTGCCGTCTACAGTGCGTCAGGTCAATATTTTGTAAATGACCCTTATTATTTCCTTAAAAGGCAAATTGTATGGTATGTAATTGGTACGGCTGTTATGTTTGCAATTATGTTTTTTGACTATGAACTTTTGGAAAACTTAGCAATACCTTTTTATGCAATTGGGCTTTTATTATTGTTAGTAGTTTATTTCTTTGGCCATGAAAAAAATGGTTCACAAAGATGGATTAAATTACCTGGATTTGATTTACAACCATCTGAGTTTGTCAAAATATTCCTTGTTATTTTACTCTCATCCGTCATATACAAATGGGTGAAAAATAAATCGCAAGTAGAACAAACAACACCATTATGGATATTAGTAAAAATAGTCTTATATACATTACCCCCATTTTTATTAATTTTAAAACAGCCCGATTTAGGAACTGCCCTTGTTATCGGTGCAATTATGGTGACAATGGTGTTTATCAGTGGTGCATCATGGAAAATACTCACTTCCATCTTTGGCGTAATTTTAGCTGGCCTATCGACATTAGTTTATTTACACAATAAGCATTTTGATATATTTGCAAAAATAATTGAACCACATCAGTTAGAACGTATATATGGATGGTTAAACCGGAGCGAATACGCTTCTTCGTATGGCTATCAGCTGACAGAAGCGTTAAAAGGTATCGGTTCAGGGCAAGTAACAGGGCGTGGATATTTAGATGGTGTTCAAGCACAAAGTGGACGAATACCAGAAGTTCAAACCGATTTTATTTTCGCTTTAGTTGGAGAAGAGTTTGGCTTTATCGGTGCTACCCTTCTCATTTCTATTTACTTTATTATGATTTATCGATTAATTATAATAGCAATAAGCTGCGATAACCCTTTTGGAACGTATTTAGTAACGGGAATAATTGGACTATTAGTCTTCCAAATATTCCAGAACATTGGGATGACTCTCGGTCTTATGCCTATTACAGGTTTAGCTTTACCATTTTTAAGTTACGGAGGTAGCGCACTACTGACGAACTTCATTGCAATGGGAATTGTATTAAACGTTAAATATCGAACAAAGTCATTTATGTTTAAATAA
- a CDS encoding GerAB/ArcD/ProY family transporter — MIKKSDGKIGTREFLALILLTIGLKQTDMTASILFPLGTTATWIMPLLSGVIVLLSFLVLLALLKLYQNKNIVDITFIITGKVFGFIIGVVLFLFMLGTTVLYVRNHADTMGIMYFPNTPTPVIVFLFLFVSFFIANRGIEAIGRTSWLTVPYLKIAFIIILVLLIGSLQWRNIYPIAGPGLSILLIESTKTSYLFGELLFFSILFPFVRSYENFRLASFIGFGFVVIELMLFFIVYIMIYDFPAVESIPFTFHQLTRIVDLGPVLGNIESFFIGFWAIASITRLAIYLFVTGALLASSLRLKEFEPLFLPLAGVVFFLALLPESNIESLLILGESTYYQFSWYFILVLPFILWIVDQVKKGGRYV; from the coding sequence ATGATAAAAAAATCAGATGGAAAGATTGGGACGAGAGAATTTTTAGCGCTCATTTTGTTAACTATTGGATTGAAACAAACTGATATGACTGCGTCCATACTGTTCCCCTTAGGAACAACTGCTACGTGGATAATGCCACTGTTATCAGGAGTCATTGTACTTTTGTCTTTTTTAGTATTGTTGGCGCTTTTAAAGCTCTATCAAAATAAAAATATTGTTGACATTACATTTATCATTACAGGAAAAGTTTTTGGTTTTATTATAGGAGTTGTTCTATTTTTATTTATGCTAGGGACTACTGTGCTTTATGTCCGCAATCATGCAGATACGATGGGGATAATGTACTTTCCGAATACTCCAACACCAGTTATTGTATTTTTGTTTCTTTTCGTTAGCTTTTTTATCGCAAATCGAGGTATCGAAGCGATCGGAAGAACGTCATGGCTTACAGTCCCCTACTTAAAAATAGCATTTATCATTATTTTAGTATTACTTATAGGATCCCTTCAGTGGAGAAATATTTATCCAATAGCGGGACCTGGCTTGTCAATTCTCTTGATTGAGAGTACTAAAACAAGCTATTTATTTGGAGAGTTACTCTTTTTCTCTATTTTGTTTCCTTTCGTAAGGAGTTACGAGAACTTTCGTCTAGCGAGCTTTATTGGTTTTGGTTTTGTTGTTATTGAATTAATGTTGTTTTTTATTGTATATATCATGATATATGATTTCCCGGCAGTTGAGAGTATACCATTTACGTTTCATCAATTGACGAGAATTGTGGATCTCGGTCCAGTGCTAGGAAATATAGAATCGTTTTTCATAGGTTTTTGGGCAATTGCAAGCATTACAAGGCTAGCAATTTATCTGTTTGTGACAGGCGCTTTGCTAGCTTCAAGCTTACGTTTGAAAGAGTTTGAGCCTTTATTTTTGCCATTAGCCGGAGTAGTATTCTTTTTAGCATTATTACCTGAATCAAATATAGAAAGTTTACTTATATTGGGGGAAAGTACTTATTACCAATTTAGCTGGTATTTTATTTTAGTTTTACCGTTTATTTTGTGGATTGTAGATCAAGTAAAAAAAGGAGGCAGGTATGTATGA
- a CDS encoding Na+/H+ antiporter family protein: MNAVIIAILIMLILSLLRINVVIALVIGAFIGGITGGLGLEGTINTFVDGLGGNAAVALSYALLGAFAVGLSKTGLPDALVDTAIKLLGRNGESKKKTLSKVLLLLVILSVSIMSQNAIPVHIAFIPILIPPLLKVLNELQIDRRVTATVLTFGLTAPYILLPVGFGAIFHDILQTNMAESGLTVSLSDIPLAMLLPVGGMVVGLLIAVFFSYRKPRTYEQKELIGVEKATYSKKSISFAIVAVVVSLVAQLYLSEVVGVQGMIYGSLAGIIILYLSGSMKLNESDTILTNGMRMMAFIGFVMISASGFAQVLRATGHIETLVATSAQWFGTNQMVAAFVMLIVGLFITMGIGSSFSTIPIIAAIFVPLCIEMGFSPMATLAIIGTAAALGDAGSPASDSTLGPTSGLNADGQHNHIWDSCVPTFLHYNIPLIIFGSIAAVIL, encoded by the coding sequence ATGAATGCAGTCATTATAGCAATTTTAATTATGTTAATACTAAGTTTGTTACGAATAAACGTTGTGATCGCACTAGTAATAGGTGCTTTTATAGGAGGAATAACAGGTGGTCTTGGATTGGAAGGGACCATTAATACGTTTGTAGATGGATTAGGAGGAAATGCAGCAGTTGCATTAAGTTATGCATTATTAGGTGCTTTTGCAGTAGGTCTTTCCAAAACTGGTCTTCCTGATGCGTTAGTAGATACAGCTATTAAACTACTAGGTAGAAATGGAGAATCGAAGAAGAAGACATTATCAAAAGTGCTTTTATTGTTAGTCATATTATCGGTTTCCATTATGTCACAGAACGCAATACCAGTTCATATAGCGTTTATCCCGATATTAATTCCGCCACTATTAAAAGTATTAAATGAATTACAGATTGATAGAAGGGTAACAGCTACTGTTTTAACATTTGGATTAACAGCTCCTTATATATTATTACCTGTAGGTTTTGGGGCAATTTTCCACGATATTTTGCAAACGAACATGGCGGAAAGTGGACTAACAGTATCATTATCAGATATTCCGTTAGCGATGCTATTACCTGTAGGAGGAATGGTAGTAGGACTTTTAATCGCCGTCTTCTTTTCCTATCGAAAGCCTCGTACTTATGAGCAAAAAGAATTAATTGGAGTGGAAAAAGCAACATACTCGAAAAAAAGCATTAGTTTTGCAATTGTTGCGGTTGTTGTATCATTAGTTGCTCAGTTATACCTATCAGAAGTTGTTGGTGTTCAAGGAATGATTTATGGATCTTTAGCAGGAATTATTATTTTATATTTGAGTGGATCTATGAAGTTAAACGAATCTGATACTATTTTAACAAATGGAATGAGAATGATGGCATTCATCGGGTTTGTAATGATTTCAGCTTCTGGATTTGCGCAAGTGTTACGAGCAACAGGTCATATTGAGACACTTGTTGCAACTTCAGCTCAATGGTTTGGCACGAATCAAATGGTTGCCGCTTTTGTCATGTTAATAGTAGGATTATTTATTACGATGGGAATAGGTTCTTCGTTTTCGACTATCCCTATTATAGCTGCGATTTTTGTACCACTATGTATCGAAATGGGATTTAGTCCGATGGCAACGTTAGCGATTATTGGAACGGCTGCAGCTTTAGGGGATGCAGGTTCACCGGCGTCGGATAGTACGTTAGGGCCAACTTCTGGTTTAAATGCAGATGGCCAGCATAATCACATTTGGGATTCTTGTGTTCCTACATTTTTACACTACAACATTCCGCTTATTATTTTTGGGAGTATTGCAGCGGTTATTCTTTAA
- a CDS encoding Ger(x)C family spore germination protein, whose amino-acid sequence MRWLKFIVVCLLLFPLSGCWDRGEITQFAFPVVLGLDEGEDGLLEITMQIANARGVAPKMEASSGTEPSEIITISAPDLLSAREMANISVTKDIRYSHVKNIVISENLARSREFPSIMEATLRDRQFRRDINVVISREKASDFIRNNNPQLEERPHKFFAFMLERWEQTGLMPEATLNQYFKEIDGKDGLFLSIYATSTIKEPEVKEDEDYIAGEVDLSGGNPTQMIGSAVFKDGRMVGVMSGEETRHSLLLRPYAKVNTIQTNFKDPNDPAKAITVRMLKNESPKVNINMEKEKGTISVVIPVIIQVLHIPGETNYTENIQHQATLKKSIEQQLKNESKSLIRKSQRIFKAEPFLWSSIARGNFWTWTEYEKFDWSDYFSNSKVNIKYDVTIDRYGKYLYSEREKRL is encoded by the coding sequence ATGAGATGGTTGAAATTCATCGTAGTATGCTTACTTTTATTCCCTTTGTCAGGCTGTTGGGATAGGGGAGAGATTACACAATTTGCCTTTCCTGTTGTACTTGGTCTAGACGAAGGAGAAGATGGGTTATTAGAAATAACGATGCAAATTGCAAATGCGCGAGGTGTTGCACCTAAAATGGAAGCATCAAGTGGAACGGAACCGTCTGAAATTATTACGATAAGTGCTCCAGATTTATTATCAGCTCGAGAGATGGCTAACATTTCAGTAACGAAAGATATCCGATATTCCCATGTGAAAAATATAGTCATAAGTGAAAATTTAGCTCGTTCGCGTGAATTTCCATCCATTATGGAAGCAACCCTTCGAGATCGACAATTTCGCAGAGATATTAACGTCGTTATATCACGTGAAAAAGCATCTGATTTTATTCGAAATAACAATCCACAGTTAGAAGAAAGACCACATAAGTTTTTTGCGTTTATGTTGGAAAGATGGGAACAAACAGGGTTAATGCCTGAAGCAACGTTAAATCAATATTTTAAGGAGATAGATGGAAAAGATGGATTATTTTTATCTATTTATGCCACTTCCACTATTAAAGAACCGGAAGTGAAGGAAGATGAGGACTATATCGCAGGAGAAGTGGACTTATCAGGAGGCAACCCAACTCAAATGATTGGTTCAGCTGTTTTTAAAGATGGAAGAATGGTCGGTGTAATGAGCGGAGAAGAAACTAGACATTCCCTACTTCTACGACCATATGCGAAGGTAAATACGATACAAACTAATTTTAAAGATCCGAACGATCCAGCAAAAGCGATAACGGTTCGGATGTTAAAAAATGAAAGCCCAAAAGTTAATATTAATATGGAAAAGGAAAAGGGCACCATTTCCGTTGTAATCCCTGTGATTATTCAAGTACTACATATCCCAGGAGAAACAAATTATACAGAAAACATCCAACACCAAGCAACATTAAAAAAGTCGATTGAACAACAATTAAAAAATGAAAGTAAATCACTAATAAGAAAGTCACAACGTATTTTTAAAGCAGAGCCTTTTTTATGGTCAAGTATTGCTAGAGGAAACTTCTGGACATGGACCGAGTATGAAAAATTTGACTGGAGCGATTATTTTTCAAATTCGAAAGTTAACATAAAATACGATGTGACAATTGATAGGTATGGGAAATATCTCTACTCGGAAAGGGAAAAGAGGTTATAA